TAGGATGATTAGTACACATCATTATATCACGTGCAGAGGGAACAGACTGAGTATCGGATCTGTGGTTTTCAGGGTCAAAAACCAGCTGTGTGTTATAGCATCTATCTGGACAGCAAAGACTGCCCCGCAGCGGTGGATTTAAACTCTCTGGGAGGGAGGCCAAATTCGCGCCGGAAGCAGGTAGCAAAATAGGAGTGGTCATCAAAGCCGATGTCCTGCGCAATCGAGGTAATGGGTTTGTTCGAATACAGCAGCGGGTAGAGGGAATGAAACAAGCGTAATTTGGTGAGATAACGCTGGGGTGAGAAGCCGATATCCTTATCCAGGTAACGGTGCATCGTTCTGACGTTGATGGAAAACTGATCGGCCAGTTGGTTCCAGTCAATTTTCTCGTGAAAGTTCGCGTGCAGCCAGCGGATTAGCCGTAAGATCCTTCTTTCATTGGTGTTATTCTCATCATAGAAGTAACTACAGTAGCGCAAATCGACCAGCAGCCGCAGGAACAGGCTTTCCTGTTCAATACTGCCTTTATGCTGGCTGGCAATGAGTTTATCCAGGGAGCCCCGTATCAGCAAAGCGCTTTTTTTATCTAAGAAACGGTGGATGTGGAAGGAGGCAAATTGCTTAGGAATAAGGGATTCAAAGCCTTTTATCAGAAAGAAATGCTCCGAAGGTTGATAATAAATATTAATTAAGCTCAGGTCTTGCGCATGTTCATAAATGTGTAAATCAGTGGCCTGAGTAAAAAACAACATCCGTGGATAAATTGAATAGGGTTTACCATTAATAATATGCAGACCAATCCCACCGGTAATCAATGTTATTTTACTGTAATTAAACTGAGTTTTGGGTGAATAATCTTGTGGCAGACGGGAAGTAATAATCACATTTTGCTGATCAGAAACAAAATAATCCTGAAAGATAGGTTTGTTCATAGTCAAGACGTCTTGATAAGTGTTTTTTTAGATTAACGGACGGAAGTCATAAAATCTATATATTACAATAACCGGGCACTTCTAAATCGGGAAAAAATCAGTAAAGGCCGGCAATGCTCATTCAGGCCTTTACTGATGTAAAGAGGCACAGACCGTGCTATTCCTCCCCGAAGCCGGCATTGAATAACGCCTTTATCTCGAGAAATACCGCTTCTTCATCGGTTCCTTCACAAATTACCTCAACCTTTGCACCGCCTGTAATTCCGGCAGTCATTAAACCTATGACGCTTTTCCCCTTAATCACTTTATCACGGGAGATAAATTCCACTTTCGACTGACACTTCCCCACTATTTTAGCAATCGCACTGGCCGGGCGCGCATGGAGACCAGTTTTATTATTGAGCGTCAACGTTTCTTTGATCATAACGGTTCCCCGGATGAATAATGAAAATTCCGATAAATTCCCTGTACGTTTACTGAATGATCAACATATCGCTGTGACCCGTTTTAAAATAATCATTCAGAACCGTTTTGAGCAGATAAGGCGCTTTAGGAATGGCATCTATCGTGTCACCTGCAATATGTGGGGTCAGGGTCACATTATCCAGCTGGAGTAAAGGATCATCGGGACTGATAGGCTCATCCCAGCTCACATCCAGCGCAGCACCGGCTATGCGCCTGTTTTTTAACGCATCAATAAGGTCAGCTTTATGCACCATCCCGGCCCTTGCGGTATTAATAATATAGCTTCCGGCCTTCATTTTATTGAAGACGTCTTTATTGATGATATTTTCCGTTTCAGGTGTCAGTCGCATATGCAAAGAAAGGATATCTGATTGCGAAATGACAGAATCCATATCCAGTAATTCAACCCTCAGCCCTTCCTTTATGATGAGCGACTTATCGATAAAGGGGTCATGGGCAATCACTCTGACGCCCAATGCGTTAAGCCTTTTCGCCACCAGCTTGCCGATATAACCCAGGCCAATCAGTCCCACGGTATGATTGGCCAGTACCGTCTTATGCTCATCATTCGAAAAGCTTTTTCGCCATTTGCCATTTTTAATTTCATGATGCGCCCGGGCAATATTTCGGGTCTCCGCGTACATCAGGCTTAAGGTGAAATCGGCGACCGGTTCAGCATTACGGATGACATGGA
The Rahnella variigena genome window above contains:
- a CDS encoding helix-turn-helix domain-containing protein yields the protein MNKPIFQDYFVSDQQNVIITSRLPQDYSPKTQFNYSKITLITGGIGLHIINGKPYSIYPRMLFFTQATDLHIYEHAQDLSLINIYYQPSEHFFLIKGFESLIPKQFASFHIHRFLDKKSALLIRGSLDKLIASQHKGSIEQESLFLRLLVDLRYCSYFYDENNTNERRILRLIRWLHANFHEKIDWNQLADQFSINVRTMHRYLDKDIGFSPQRYLTKLRLFHSLYPLLYSNKPITSIAQDIGFDDHSYFATCFRREFGLPPREFKSTAAGQSLLSR
- a CDS encoding HPr family phosphocarrier protein; the encoded protein is MIKETLTLNNKTGLHARPASAIAKIVGKCQSKVEFISRDKVIKGKSVIGLMTAGITGGAKVEVICEGTDEEAVFLEIKALFNAGFGEE
- a CDS encoding 2-hydroxyacid dehydrogenase encodes the protein MKLVIIGDALVSSATLRDAAKDIDFPGRDESELDVVSYEWYSDLEKEKFQEKILLIEKNGPEAVEIPAGVTEALKDADYLLVHIAPVSKSMLESASKLKLIGTCRGGLEHIALNSVKEKNITLIHVIRNAEPVADFTLSLMYAETRNIARAHHEIKNGKWRKSFSNDEHKTVLANHTVGLIGLGYIGKLVAKRLNALGVRVIAHDPFIDKSLIIKEGLRVELLDMDSVISQSDILSLHMRLTPETENIINKDVFNKMKAGSYIINTARAGMVHKADLIDALKNRRIAGAALDVSWDEPISPDDPLLQLDNVTLTPHIAGDTIDAIPKAPYLLKTVLNDYFKTGHSDMLIIQ